Proteins encoded within one genomic window of Mycolicibacterium aubagnense:
- a CDS encoding DUF4185 domain-containing protein has translation MRAAIASLSALVFGLGLELPPAQADPPAPVPTPVLRPLVPGQVTRIGPVAGTGTPTADYGIGATDLCEFMEFPSGILQICGDSFAGQGVGFGGWYAPVALHVDTDSVNSPDGLRYRGATGIDKPLLADPKVPGTSQLPAGVVSINRENYLLITTTKNLVPASSRLVKADPVRGAWPTVPGSVRPAGYAGGAQSQITGYYDPVPTADSPRGWVYLVANNFDRSSPVFLYRATPQSFTDRSSWQGWSAATGWGKPPTPLWGDRIGEMSMKQVDGKTVLSYFNSSTGNMEVRVANTPTGLGSAPVTTVVVAGDWPEQADELPAPQDNQLAQPYGGYISPGSTLEELRILVSQWNTKPRDTAPYRVIQFAVNPVKS, from the coding sequence TTGCGGGCCGCCATCGCGTCGCTCTCGGCGCTGGTGTTCGGGCTCGGTCTGGAGCTGCCGCCGGCGCAGGCTGATCCGCCCGCGCCGGTGCCCACTCCGGTGCTCAGGCCGTTGGTGCCGGGCCAGGTGACGCGCATCGGTCCGGTGGCCGGAACCGGTACGCCGACAGCTGATTACGGCATCGGGGCCACCGATCTCTGCGAGTTCATGGAGTTCCCCAGCGGCATCCTGCAAATCTGCGGCGACAGCTTCGCCGGGCAGGGTGTCGGATTCGGCGGCTGGTACGCGCCCGTCGCGCTGCATGTGGACACCGACTCCGTCAATTCACCTGACGGACTTCGCTACCGCGGTGCCACGGGCATCGACAAGCCACTGCTGGCTGACCCCAAAGTGCCTGGCACGTCCCAACTTCCGGCTGGTGTGGTCAGTATCAACAGGGAAAACTACCTGCTGATCACCACCACCAAGAACCTGGTGCCCGCCAGTTCGCGGCTGGTTAAGGCGGACCCCGTGCGTGGGGCCTGGCCGACCGTGCCCGGCTCGGTGCGGCCGGCCGGGTACGCCGGGGGAGCGCAGAGCCAGATCACGGGGTACTACGACCCGGTGCCCACCGCAGACTCGCCGCGTGGCTGGGTGTACCTCGTCGCCAACAACTTCGACCGCAGCAGCCCGGTCTTCCTCTATCGCGCGACGCCGCAGTCGTTCACCGACCGGTCCAGCTGGCAGGGCTGGTCCGCCGCCACGGGCTGGGGCAAACCGCCAACTCCGTTGTGGGGCGACCGAATCGGTGAGATGAGCATGAAGCAGGTCGACGGCAAGACCGTGCTGTCCTACTTCAACAGCAGCACCGGCAACATGGAGGTACGGGTCGCGAACACTCCGACCGGGCTCGGTTCGGCACCGGTCACGACAGTCGTCGTCGCCGGCGACTGGCCAGAGCAGGCCGACGAACTGCCTGCGCCGCAAGACAATCAGCTGGCCCAGCCGTACGGCGGCTACATCTCGCCGGGCTCGACACTCGAGGAACTGCGGATTCTGGTCAGCCAGTGGAACACCAAGCCTCGCGACACCGCGCCGTACCGCGTCATCCAGTTCGCGGTGAACCCGGTGAAGTCGTAG
- a CDS encoding barstar family protein, translating to MKTFTVRGARIHSRADLFTELGHAVGGPGGYFGSNLDALADCLGGSYGTPDDEPFRFVLTDSSKAKKALDSHTWTGLLEVFDSAGVDLVLS from the coding sequence GTGAAGACCTTCACCGTGCGCGGTGCGCGGATCCATTCCCGCGCAGACCTTTTCACCGAACTGGGCCACGCGGTGGGCGGCCCCGGCGGCTACTTCGGCAGCAATCTCGACGCGCTGGCCGACTGCCTCGGCGGCAGCTACGGCACCCCGGACGACGAGCCGTTCCGCTTCGTGCTGACCGACAGCTCAAAAGCCAAGAAAGCCTTGGATTCCCACACCTGGACCGGACTGCTCGAGGTGTTCGACAGCGCCGGCGTCGACTTGGTGCTGAGCTGA
- a CDS encoding ribonuclease domain-containing protein, producing MSRTTLRAVVFTCGTALLLTLAPACAKQSATPTGPSPTAKSTSGLPVCQLSSLPAEAGTTVNLIHHGGPFPSSRDGIVFGNFEHRLPNQQRGYYHEYTVPTPGAKTRGTRRVITGGEPPTSPPEFYYTGDHYETFCQIGGA from the coding sequence ATGTCCAGAACCACCCTGCGCGCCGTGGTCTTCACGTGCGGCACCGCGTTGCTGCTGACCCTCGCCCCGGCGTGTGCGAAGCAGTCCGCCACGCCCACCGGGCCGAGCCCGACGGCCAAGAGCACGTCCGGGCTGCCCGTCTGCCAGCTGTCATCGCTGCCGGCCGAGGCCGGTACCACCGTCAATCTGATCCACCACGGCGGGCCGTTCCCCTCCTCGCGGGACGGCATAGTGTTCGGCAATTTCGAGCACCGACTGCCCAACCAGCAGCGCGGCTACTACCACGAGTACACGGTGCCCACACCGGGCGCGAAGACCCGCGGCACCCGGCGGGTCATCACCGGCGGGGAACCGCCGACCAGCCCGCCGGAGTTCTACTACACCGGCGATCACTACGAGACGTTCTGCCAGATCGGAGGAGCGTGA